The Vibrio chagasii genome includes a region encoding these proteins:
- a CDS encoding YeaH/YhbH family protein — MAQFIDRRLNGKNKSAVNRQRFLRRHKEQIKESVADAVNRRSITNTETGEDVTIPHKDIKEPSFHQGQGGVRERVHPGNDQFITGDKIERPKGGGQGGGSGQGDASPDGEGQDEFTFQISKDEYLDILFEDLALPNLEKNQVNKITEWKTHRSGYQSAGIPSNIAIVRSLQQSLARRTAMTAGRKRDLKTLMDQLDQVQMTEPAQPFEEARIKEEIAELRKKIDSVPFIDTFDLRYKNYEKRPIPSSQAVMFCLMDVSGSMDQATKDIAKRFYVLLYLFLNRTYENVDVVFIRHHTQAKEVDEHEFFYSQETGGTIVSSALKLMKEIVADRYPANEWNIYAAQASDGDNWADDSPRCKELLVNTLLPTCQYYSYIEITRRSHQTLWHEYEKLEASFDNFAMKNIKTVDDIFPVFRELFQKETA, encoded by the coding sequence ATGGCACAATTTATCGATCGGAGGCTCAATGGCAAGAATAAGAGTGCTGTAAACAGACAGCGCTTCTTACGACGCCATAAAGAGCAAATCAAAGAATCTGTGGCCGATGCAGTCAACCGACGCTCAATCACCAACACTGAAACTGGTGAGGACGTCACTATTCCTCATAAAGACATCAAAGAACCGAGCTTTCACCAAGGCCAAGGTGGCGTAAGAGAACGCGTGCACCCTGGTAATGATCAATTCATCACCGGCGACAAAATCGAGCGCCCGAAAGGTGGCGGTCAGGGGGGAGGGTCAGGCCAAGGGGATGCTAGTCCTGATGGCGAAGGTCAAGATGAGTTTACTTTCCAAATATCGAAAGACGAATACCTTGATATTCTGTTTGAAGATCTCGCTCTGCCTAACCTAGAAAAAAATCAGGTAAACAAGATCACTGAATGGAAAACCCACCGCTCTGGTTACCAAAGCGCCGGGATTCCATCCAACATCGCGATTGTTCGTTCGCTGCAGCAGTCACTGGCTCGTCGAACCGCAATGACAGCAGGTCGAAAACGCGATTTAAAAACGCTAATGGACCAGCTCGATCAAGTTCAAATGACCGAGCCCGCTCAACCGTTCGAAGAAGCTCGAATCAAGGAAGAGATTGCCGAGCTACGTAAAAAAATCGATAGCGTGCCGTTCATCGATACCTTCGATTTACGTTACAAAAACTACGAGAAACGCCCTATTCCATCTAGCCAAGCGGTGATGTTCTGCTTGATGGATGTGTCTGGCTCGATGGACCAAGCCACCAAAGACATCGCAAAACGTTTCTATGTGCTGCTGTACCTATTCCTTAATCGCACCTACGAAAATGTCGATGTGGTGTTTATTCGTCACCATACTCAAGCCAAAGAAGTCGACGAGCATGAGTTTTTCTACTCACAAGAGACCGGTGGCACCATTGTATCGAGCGCCTTAAAACTGATGAAAGAAATTGTCGCTGACCGTTACCCGGCTAATGAGTGGAATATCTATGCTGCGCAGGCGTCTGATGGTGATAACTGGGCAGATGACTCTCCTCGTTGTAAAGAGTTACTGGTCAACACGCTTCTGCCGACTTGCCAATACTACTCGTACATCGAAATCACGCGTCGCTCACACCAAACGCTCTGGCATGAGTATGAGAAGTTAGAAGCGAGCTTCGACAACTTCGCCATGAAAAACATCAAAACAGTGGATGATATCTTCCCTGTGTTTAGAGAACTGTTCCAGAAAGAGACAGCGTAA